A section of the Streptomyces sp. Je 1-369 genome encodes:
- a CDS encoding HAD family hydrolase codes for MAVRAKSKLAVIGTTGALAAAVLAGGALWPTEEASAADTSAATARELSHWPKPVAKQLGKVIAKNDHKGAYAVFDADNTTYRNDLEESLLPFLEMKGVLTRETMDPSLKVIPFKDKAGHKESLYSYYNRLCEVDDQVCYPWAAQIFSGFTLKELKGYVDELLAYKKPIPAEYYEAGKLTKTEVKPPEFSRGMRQLYKTLQAHGIEVYVVSAASEDLVRMVLADPKYGYGVKPQNVIGVSMQLKDRRTGEVTSSRKEIAEGRFGEKDRAKLAKRELTPNLWAPLTWYEGKPAAINTYIDEWRKPILAAGDTPVSDGPMLFHSADVAHGGVRVWVNRKDSYMKQLDGMKKKNAERQRELGHKVTADKRWLTVTPDQIG; via the coding sequence ATGGCAGTACGGGCAAAGAGCAAGCTGGCCGTCATCGGCACCACGGGCGCGCTGGCCGCCGCCGTCCTCGCGGGCGGCGCCCTGTGGCCGACGGAGGAGGCGAGCGCCGCCGACACCTCGGCGGCCACCGCCCGGGAGCTGTCCCACTGGCCGAAGCCCGTCGCGAAGCAGCTCGGCAAGGTCATCGCGAAGAACGACCACAAGGGCGCGTACGCCGTCTTCGACGCGGACAACACGACGTACCGCAACGACCTGGAGGAGTCGCTGCTGCCCTTCCTCGAGATGAAGGGCGTCCTCACCCGCGAGACCATGGACCCGTCGCTGAAGGTCATCCCCTTCAAGGACAAGGCCGGGCACAAGGAGAGCCTCTACAGCTACTACAACCGGCTGTGCGAGGTCGACGACCAGGTCTGCTACCCGTGGGCCGCGCAGATCTTCTCCGGCTTCACGCTGAAGGAGCTGAAGGGGTACGTCGACGAGCTCCTGGCGTACAAGAAGCCGATCCCCGCCGAGTACTACGAGGCCGGGAAGCTCACGAAGACCGAGGTGAAGCCGCCGGAGTTCTCGCGCGGCATGCGGCAGCTCTACAAGACGCTGCAGGCGCACGGCATCGAGGTGTACGTGGTCAGCGCGGCCAGCGAGGACCTGGTGCGCATGGTGCTCGCCGACCCGAAGTACGGCTACGGCGTGAAGCCGCAGAACGTCATCGGTGTCTCCATGCAGCTGAAGGACCGCAGGACCGGCGAGGTCACCAGCTCCCGCAAGGAGATCGCCGAGGGGCGCTTCGGCGAGAAGGACCGCGCGAAGCTCGCGAAGCGTGAGCTGACGCCGAACCTGTGGGCGCCGCTGACCTGGTACGAGGGCAAGCCCGCGGCGATCAACACGTACATCGACGAGTGGCGGAAGCCGATCCTGGCGGCCGGTGACACGCCGGTCAGCGACGGGCCGATGCTGTTCCACTCCGCCGATGTCGCGCACGGCGGTGTGCGGGTGTGGGTCAACCGCAAGGACTCATACATGAAGCAGCTCGACGGGATGAAGAAGAAGAACGCGGAGCGGCAGCGCGAGCTGGGCCACAAGGTGACCGCCGACAAGCGGTGGCTGACGGTCACGCCGGACCAGATCGGCTGA
- a CDS encoding asparaginase, with protein MATTTVSVFTLGGTISAQGGGSSPRLSGARILASLGAVPPGVEVEAHDVRRLPSSSLSVEDVADLAGRVDAATAEGHGVVVVQGTDTLEETAFLLDLACARRAPVVVTGAMRRPDLPGADGPANLAAAVAVAADPGCAGLGVVAVLADEIHAARHVRKTHTTSVATFASPGAGPLGRVVEGRPRILLRPARPVTERPLSLRGTARVALVTLALGDRGELLEAVDERFGGLVVAAFGAGHVPTWLVDPLADLAARMPVVLASRTGAGPLLSETYKGPGSEYDMLGRGLLSAGPLDAPKARLLLHALLADGADHTQVADAFRTLNAY; from the coding sequence ATGGCGACGACGACCGTGTCCGTGTTCACCCTCGGCGGCACCATCTCCGCGCAGGGCGGCGGCAGTTCACCCCGGCTGTCCGGCGCCCGGATCCTCGCGTCCCTCGGCGCCGTGCCGCCCGGCGTCGAGGTCGAGGCGCACGACGTGCGCAGGCTGCCCAGCTCCTCCCTGAGCGTCGAGGACGTGGCCGACCTCGCCGGGCGGGTCGACGCGGCGACGGCCGAGGGGCACGGTGTCGTCGTGGTGCAGGGCACGGACACCCTGGAGGAGACCGCCTTCCTGCTGGACCTCGCCTGTGCGCGCCGCGCCCCCGTCGTCGTGACCGGGGCGATGCGGCGGCCCGACCTGCCGGGCGCCGACGGCCCGGCGAACCTCGCAGCCGCCGTGGCCGTCGCGGCCGACCCCGGCTGCGCGGGACTCGGCGTCGTCGCGGTACTCGCCGACGAGATCCACGCCGCACGACATGTGAGGAAGACCCACACCACGTCCGTCGCGACGTTCGCGTCGCCCGGCGCGGGCCCGCTCGGCCGGGTCGTCGAAGGCAGGCCGCGCATCCTGCTCCGCCCCGCCCGGCCGGTGACCGAGCGCCCCTTGAGCCTGCGGGGTACGGCCAGGGTCGCCCTGGTCACGCTCGCCCTCGGAGACCGCGGGGAACTCCTCGAAGCGGTCGACGAACGGTTCGGCGGTCTGGTCGTGGCGGCGTTCGGCGCGGGCCACGTCCCCACGTGGCTCGTCGACCCGCTGGCCGACCTCGCCGCCCGTATGCCGGTCGTCCTCGCCTCCCGCACGGGCGCGGGCCCGCTGCTCAGCGAGACGTACAAGGGCCCTGGCTCGGAGTACGACATGCTCGGGCGCGGCCTGCTCTCCGCCGGGCCGCTGGACGCGCCGAAGGCCCGACTGCTCCTGCACGCCCTGCTCGCGGACGGCGCCGACCACACCCAAGTGGCCGACGCCTTCCGCACGTTGAACGCATATTGA
- a CDS encoding alpha/beta hydrolase yields the protein MTQDLTTSPHALPATPSPSTLTCDGETLSCTEALPGAVRAPATTVVLLHGAGTGSKARLAALQGDFAARGCRALALDFSGHGESTGSTRELSLARRYAQAVAVVEERVPASDDLILVGFSMSGQTVADLVAHFGPRVTGIGLCAPAVYANEAWPLPFGDGNGRFTEIIRTPDRWRDSSALDVYRGFGGRAVLVVPGTDAVIPPSVTAAVTEALAARARFTRLELRDADHMLGSWLRDHAADRRRLVNALLD from the coding sequence ATGACTCAGGACCTCACGACCTCCCCCCACGCCCTCCCCGCGACTCCGTCCCCTTCCACCCTGACCTGCGACGGGGAGACGCTCAGCTGCACCGAGGCACTGCCCGGCGCCGTACGGGCACCGGCGACCACGGTCGTCCTGCTGCACGGTGCGGGCACCGGCAGCAAGGCACGCCTGGCCGCCCTCCAGGGCGACTTCGCGGCACGCGGCTGCCGGGCGCTGGCGCTCGACTTCTCCGGGCACGGCGAAAGCACGGGCTCCACAAGGGAGTTGAGTCTCGCGCGACGGTACGCGCAGGCGGTCGCCGTGGTCGAGGAGCGGGTGCCCGCCTCCGACGACCTGATCCTCGTCGGGTTCAGCATGAGCGGGCAGACCGTGGCGGACCTGGTGGCGCACTTCGGCCCGCGGGTCACGGGCATCGGCCTGTGCGCGCCCGCCGTGTACGCGAACGAGGCGTGGCCGCTGCCCTTCGGTGACGGGAACGGCCGCTTCACCGAGATCATCCGCACGCCGGACCGGTGGCGGGACTCGTCCGCGCTGGACGTCTACCGGGGTTTCGGCGGGCGGGCGGTGCTCGTGGTGCCGGGCACGGACGCGGTGATCCCGCCGTCGGTCACGGCGGCCGTCACCGAGGCGCTGGCCGCGCGCGCTCGGTTCACACGGCTCGAACTGCGCGACGCCGACCACATGTTGGGGTCCTGGCTGCGGGACCACGCGGCGGACCGGCGACGGTTGGTGAACGCACTGCTCGACTGA
- a CDS encoding alpha/beta fold hydrolase, whose translation MTQQEPVGELPLLTTAELPDGTRLPVRALCSPEPERFLPSGSGPAPGPPPAPVVLILPAMGVPARFYRRFARQLHDEGLTVLTVDLRGQGEATSSAAGRGAPGHGYRAIVEEDLPAVVAAIRDELGTEPPLFLLGHSLGGQLGLVYAASARRPDVDGVAVVATGSVWFRAFGPLRGAGLLLVQLLIGGTATVLGRWPGTRLGFGGNQPKGVMRDWARQVRTGRYSATGSALDYEAALATLTLPVLAVSVDDDTYAPASSLDHLLGKVPEARLTRRHYTAQEADAPLDHFAWARAGAPLAKWVAAWTSDKPPRPLALATHHDHGDLRRLDGRGR comes from the coding sequence ATGACCCAGCAGGAACCCGTCGGCGAACTGCCGCTCCTGACGACCGCCGAACTCCCCGACGGCACGCGGCTTCCCGTGCGTGCGCTCTGCTCTCCCGAGCCGGAACGCTTCCTGCCGTCCGGCTCGGGCCCCGCGCCGGGCCCGCCCCCGGCCCCCGTGGTGCTGATACTCCCCGCGATGGGCGTCCCCGCCCGCTTCTACCGCCGCTTCGCGCGCCAACTCCATGACGAGGGCCTCACGGTGCTCACCGTCGACCTGCGCGGGCAGGGCGAGGCGACGTCGTCCGCGGCGGGGCGCGGCGCGCCGGGACACGGGTACCGGGCGATCGTCGAGGAGGACCTCCCCGCGGTCGTGGCGGCGATCCGCGACGAACTGGGCACGGAACCGCCCCTGTTCCTGCTCGGCCACAGCCTCGGCGGCCAGCTCGGCCTCGTGTACGCGGCGTCGGCGCGACGCCCCGACGTGGACGGGGTGGCGGTGGTCGCCACGGGCTCGGTCTGGTTCCGTGCGTTCGGCCCGCTGCGCGGTGCGGGACTGCTCCTGGTGCAGCTGCTGATCGGCGGCACGGCGACCGTGCTCGGCCGCTGGCCCGGCACCCGGCTCGGGTTCGGCGGCAACCAGCCCAAGGGCGTCATGCGCGACTGGGCGCGACAGGTGCGGACGGGCCGATACAGCGCCACGGGCTCCGCCCTCGACTACGAAGCGGCGCTCGCCACGCTGACCCTGCCCGTCCTCGCGGTCTCCGTCGACGACGACACCTACGCCCCCGCCTCGTCCCTGGACCACCTGCTCGGCAAGGTCCCGGAGGCGCGCCTGACCCGCCGCCACTACACGGCCCAGGAGGCGGACGCCCCCCTCGACCACTTCGCGTGGGCCCGGGCGGGCGCCCCGCTGGCCAAGTGGGTGGCCGCATGGACGAGCGACAAGCCCCCACGCCCCCTGGCACTGGCCACCCACCACGATCACGGCGACCTCCGGCGTCTGGACGGCCGGGGGAGGTGA
- a CDS encoding arsenate reductase family protein — protein MEIWINPACSKCRSALTLLDAEGADYTVRRYLDDVPTEDEIRAVLDRLGLEPWDITRTQEQAAKDLNLKDAEAWPRDAAGRDRWIKALSDHPKLIQRPIITADDGTAVVGRTEEAVRDALSR, from the coding sequence ATGGAGATCTGGATCAACCCCGCCTGCTCGAAGTGCCGCAGCGCGCTCACGCTGCTCGACGCGGAGGGCGCCGACTACACGGTGCGGCGCTACCTCGACGACGTACCCACCGAGGACGAGATCCGTGCCGTCCTCGACCGGCTCGGCCTCGAACCCTGGGACATCACCCGCACCCAGGAGCAGGCCGCCAAGGACCTGAACCTCAAGGACGCCGAGGCCTGGCCGCGCGACGCCGCGGGCCGCGACCGCTGGATCAAGGCCCTCTCCGACCACCCGAAGCTGATCCAGCGCCCGATCATCACGGCGGACGACGGCACGGCGGTCGTGGGCCGCACGGAGGAGGCGGTGCGGGACGCGCTCTCGCGCTGA
- the glnII gene encoding glutamine synthetase has product MTFKAEYIWIDGTAPTAKLRSKTKILADDAKGAELPLWGFDGSSTNQAKGHASDRVLKPVFTCPDPIRGGADVLVLCEVLNTDMTPHESNTRAELAEVEARFTAQEPIFGIEQEYTFFEGDRPLGFPVGGFPAAQGGYYCGVGSDEIFGRDVVEAHLEHCLAAGLGISGINAEVMPGQWEFQVGPLAPLEVSDQLWIARWLLYRTAEDFKVSATLDPKPVKGDWNGAGAHTNFSTKAMREGYAPIITACESLGEGSKPLDHVKNYGAGIDDRLTGLHETAPWDEYKYGVSDRGASVRIPWQVEVEQKGYIEDRRPNANVDPYVVTRLLVDTCCTALEKAGQV; this is encoded by the coding sequence GTGACCTTCAAGGCTGAGTACATCTGGATCGACGGCACCGCGCCGACCGCCAAGCTCCGTTCCAAGACGAAGATCCTTGCGGACGACGCGAAGGGCGCCGAGCTGCCGCTCTGGGGCTTCGACGGATCCAGCACGAACCAGGCCAAGGGCCACGCCTCCGACCGCGTCCTCAAGCCGGTCTTCACCTGCCCGGACCCGATCCGCGGCGGCGCGGACGTACTCGTCCTGTGCGAGGTCCTCAACACGGACATGACGCCGCACGAGTCCAACACCCGCGCCGAACTGGCCGAGGTCGAGGCCCGCTTCACCGCGCAGGAGCCGATCTTCGGCATCGAGCAGGAGTACACGTTCTTCGAGGGCGACCGCCCGCTCGGCTTCCCCGTCGGCGGCTTCCCCGCCGCGCAGGGCGGCTACTACTGCGGTGTCGGCTCGGACGAGATCTTCGGCCGTGACGTCGTCGAGGCGCACCTGGAGCACTGCCTCGCGGCGGGTCTCGGCATCTCCGGCATCAACGCCGAGGTCATGCCCGGCCAGTGGGAGTTCCAGGTCGGCCCGCTCGCCCCGCTGGAGGTCTCCGACCAGCTGTGGATCGCCCGCTGGCTGCTCTACCGCACCGCCGAGGACTTCAAGGTGTCGGCCACGCTCGACCCGAAGCCGGTCAAGGGCGACTGGAACGGCGCGGGCGCGCACACCAACTTCTCCACCAAGGCGATGCGTGAGGGCTACGCGCCGATCATCACCGCCTGCGAGTCCCTCGGCGAGGGCTCCAAGCCGCTGGACCACGTCAAGAACTACGGCGCGGGCATCGACGACCGCCTCACCGGTCTGCACGAGACCGCGCCCTGGGACGAGTACAAGTACGGCGTCTCCGACCGCGGCGCCTCGGTCCGCATCCCGTGGCAGGTCGAGGTGGAGCAGAAGGGCTACATCGAGGACCGCCGCCCCAACGCGAACGTCGACCCGTACGTCGTGACGCGGCTCCTCGTCGACACGTGCTGCACCGCGCTGGAGAAGGCCGGCCAGGTCTGA
- a CDS encoding winged helix-turn-helix domain-containing protein: MANSRSFTASAPSTLTPPPVPGRGRLRAVAPDEVVQISDFLPPGATWLPAPQHTLPTLPGQPPMVGYLVLVPAGQEPVTAAATATAEPVLPVAPHAPAPTPGPIRIDAVRRAAEVEGRVLDLTYLEFELLAHLVAHPHRVHTRDQLVTTVWGYGHVGDGRTVDVHVARLRRKLGAEHRRTIQTVRRVGYKYAPPTTR; encoded by the coding sequence ATGGCGAACTCCCGTTCCTTCACCGCCTCCGCTCCCTCCACCCTCACCCCTCCCCCGGTGCCCGGCCGCGGCCGACTGCGAGCCGTCGCGCCCGACGAGGTGGTGCAGATCAGCGACTTCCTGCCGCCGGGCGCCACCTGGCTGCCCGCGCCGCAGCACACCCTGCCGACCCTGCCGGGCCAGCCCCCGATGGTCGGCTACCTCGTCCTCGTACCGGCAGGCCAGGAGCCCGTGACCGCCGCCGCCACCGCCACCGCCGAACCCGTACTGCCCGTAGCGCCGCACGCCCCCGCACCCACCCCCGGCCCCATCAGGATCGACGCCGTGCGGCGCGCCGCCGAGGTCGAAGGCCGCGTCCTCGACCTCACGTACCTGGAGTTCGAGCTCCTCGCCCACCTCGTCGCGCACCCCCACCGGGTGCACACCCGCGACCAGTTGGTGACGACGGTGTGGGGGTACGGACACGTGGGCGACGGCCGTACCGTCGACGTGCACGTCGCGCGGCTGCGCCGCAAGCTGGGCGCCGAACACCGCAGGACGATCCAGACGGTGCGCCGCGTCGGCTACAAGTACGCACCCCCGACCACCCGCTGA
- a CDS encoding NAD-dependent epimerase/dehydratase family protein: protein MRLLMLGGTEFVGRAVTEAALARGWDVTVFHRGHHAPPEGAHALHGDRTAEGGLDALADGEWDVVVDTWSAAPRVVRDAARLLAGRAGRYVYVSSASVYRYPGEAGSDESFPVVDGDPDADATAYAEDKRGGELAAVAAFGEERTVLARAGLILGPYENIGRLPWWLNRVARGGPVLAPGPRDLDIQYVDVRDLAEWVLDAAADGLHGAYNLVSPMGRITMGELLDACVEVAGPEAALRWTEPQVVLDAGIEQWSELPVWLAPGELHDTMHRTSSEKAVAAGLGTRPAAETVRDTWEWLRSIGGSAPQRPDRPVVGLAPEKEAKALGL, encoded by the coding sequence ATGAGACTTCTGATGCTTGGCGGTACCGAGTTCGTGGGGCGCGCGGTCACCGAGGCGGCCCTCGCCCGGGGCTGGGACGTGACGGTCTTCCACCGCGGTCACCACGCTCCGCCCGAGGGGGCCCACGCCCTGCACGGCGACCGCACCGCCGAGGGCGGCCTCGACGCGCTGGCCGACGGCGAGTGGGACGTGGTGGTCGACACCTGGTCGGCGGCGCCGCGGGTGGTGCGGGACGCGGCCCGGCTCCTCGCGGGGCGCGCGGGGCGGTACGTGTACGTCTCCAGCGCCTCCGTGTACCGCTACCCGGGCGAGGCGGGATCCGACGAGAGCTTCCCCGTGGTGGACGGCGACCCGGACGCGGACGCGACCGCCTACGCGGAGGACAAGCGGGGCGGCGAACTCGCCGCGGTCGCCGCGTTCGGGGAGGAGCGGACGGTACTCGCGCGGGCCGGTCTCATCCTCGGTCCGTACGAGAACATCGGGCGGCTGCCGTGGTGGCTGAACCGGGTGGCGCGCGGCGGGCCGGTCCTCGCCCCAGGGCCGCGGGACCTCGACATCCAGTACGTCGACGTGCGGGACCTCGCCGAATGGGTCCTCGACGCGGCGGCCGACGGGCTGCACGGCGCGTACAACCTGGTGAGCCCCATGGGGCGGATCACGATGGGCGAGCTCCTCGACGCGTGCGTGGAGGTGGCGGGCCCGGAGGCGGCGCTCCGCTGGACGGAGCCGCAGGTGGTGCTCGACGCCGGGATCGAGCAGTGGTCGGAGCTGCCGGTGTGGCTGGCGCCGGGTGAGCTGCACGACACGATGCACCGGACGTCGTCGGAGAAGGCGGTCGCCGCGGGGCTGGGGACCCGGCCCGCCGCAGAGACGGTGCGCGACACGTGGGAGTGGCTGCGGTCCATCGGCGGCTCGGCGCCGCAGCGGCCCGACCGGCCGGTAGTCGGGCTCGCCCCCGAGAAGGAGGCGAAGGCGCTCGGTTTGTGA
- a CDS encoding MMPL family transporter: MRRNLAARLGVWSAHHRKAAIFGWLVFVVLATVIGGATGTVTASDEEMGVGDSGRAAEILKDAGIDEPAGELVMVTARTADGWRDAAADLSKALDATGDVRGLKAPLPSADGKDALLRFEIEGPSDEAADRVQPVLDAVAKARQDGAGRGISVHQFGDASSEKELSDLLADDLKKAEFTAVPLALGILLIAFGAVVAALLPVGLALTACVAAFGLLSLASHQLHLFETTYSVMFLMGLAVGVDYCLFYLRRERDERAAGRDAETALRIAAATSGRAVLVSGLTVMVAMAGMFLSGLLLFKGFAVATILVVFVAMLGSVTVLPALLAGMGDRIDAGRIPFLNRRAEKGVSKKGAHASGGLAGKVLRPVLARPKFFAVGAAVLLLALAAPALGMKTEQLGLEKQFGSDAPLSVAYQKITEEFPGGPAPARVVVKADNAGDIAAQPVRDALDSLTRKAGDGAELTVHKASGVAEIAVPLPGDGTDAEAKKALYELRDDTVPAAFDGMDVEAYVGGDLASSEDFGDQLGKGIVPVFAFITAVTFLLMLFSFRSVVIAVTSIALNLLSVGAAYGVMTAVFQHGWGAELIGSEKVGAIENWMPLFVLVVLFGLSMDYHVFVVSRIRESRDRGMDNRAAIREGIMRTAGAVTGAAVIMVAVFAVFGTLSMQDMQQMGVGLGVAVLLDATVVRMILLPSLMTLLGERNWHTPRYLRWLPKISHEDAEPTARPQAGPYNTRVPSGR, encoded by the coding sequence ATGAGGCGGAACCTCGCGGCACGACTCGGTGTGTGGAGCGCACACCACCGGAAGGCGGCCATCTTCGGCTGGCTGGTCTTCGTGGTCCTGGCCACGGTCATCGGCGGGGCCACCGGCACGGTCACCGCCTCCGACGAAGAGATGGGGGTCGGCGACTCGGGCCGTGCCGCCGAGATCCTGAAGGACGCGGGCATCGACGAGCCGGCCGGTGAGCTCGTCATGGTCACCGCGCGGACCGCCGACGGGTGGCGGGACGCGGCCGCCGACCTCTCGAAGGCCCTGGACGCGACGGGCGACGTACGCGGCCTCAAGGCGCCGCTGCCCTCCGCCGACGGCAAGGACGCGCTGCTGCGCTTCGAGATCGAGGGTCCGTCGGACGAGGCGGCCGACCGCGTCCAGCCGGTCCTCGACGCCGTGGCGAAAGCGCGGCAGGACGGCGCAGGACGCGGCATCTCCGTCCACCAGTTCGGCGACGCCAGCTCCGAGAAGGAACTGTCCGACCTGCTCGCCGACGACTTGAAGAAGGCCGAGTTCACCGCGGTGCCGCTGGCACTCGGCATCCTCCTGATCGCGTTCGGCGCGGTGGTCGCCGCGCTGCTGCCCGTGGGGCTCGCGCTCACCGCGTGCGTGGCGGCGTTCGGGCTGCTCTCGCTGGCCAGCCACCAGTTGCACCTGTTCGAGACGACGTACTCCGTGATGTTCCTGATGGGCCTCGCGGTCGGCGTCGACTACTGCCTCTTCTACCTGCGTCGGGAGCGGGACGAGCGCGCGGCGGGACGGGACGCGGAGACGGCCCTGCGGATCGCGGCGGCCACCAGCGGACGCGCCGTCCTCGTCTCCGGCCTCACTGTGATGGTCGCCATGGCGGGCATGTTCCTGTCCGGGCTGCTCCTCTTCAAGGGCTTCGCCGTCGCCACGATCCTCGTGGTGTTCGTGGCGATGCTCGGCTCGGTCACCGTCCTGCCCGCACTGCTCGCGGGGATGGGCGACCGGATCGACGCCGGCCGCATCCCGTTCCTGAACCGCCGCGCCGAGAAGGGCGTGTCCAAGAAGGGCGCGCACGCCAGTGGCGGTCTGGCGGGCAAGGTGCTGCGGCCCGTCCTCGCCCGTCCCAAGTTCTTCGCCGTCGGCGCGGCGGTCCTGCTGCTCGCCCTCGCCGCGCCCGCGCTCGGCATGAAGACCGAACAGCTGGGTCTGGAGAAGCAGTTCGGCTCCGACGCGCCGCTGTCCGTCGCGTACCAGAAGATCACCGAGGAGTTCCCCGGCGGGCCCGCCCCGGCCCGCGTGGTCGTCAAGGCCGACAACGCCGGCGACATCGCCGCGCAGCCCGTACGGGACGCGCTCGACTCGCTGACCCGCAAGGCCGGTGACGGCGCCGAACTCACCGTGCACAAGGCGTCGGGCGTCGCCGAGATCGCGGTGCCGCTGCCGGGCGACGGCACGGACGCCGAGGCGAAGAAGGCCCTGTACGAGCTGCGGGACGACACGGTTCCGGCGGCCTTCGACGGGATGGACGTCGAGGCGTACGTGGGCGGGGACCTGGCCTCGTCCGAGGACTTCGGCGACCAGCTCGGCAAGGGCATCGTGCCGGTCTTCGCCTTCATCACGGCGGTGACGTTCCTCCTGATGCTCTTCAGCTTCCGCTCGGTGGTCATCGCGGTGACGTCGATCGCGCTCAACCTGCTGTCGGTGGGCGCCGCCTACGGCGTCATGACCGCCGTCTTCCAGCACGGCTGGGGCGCGGAGCTGATCGGCTCGGAGAAGGTCGGCGCGATCGAGAACTGGATGCCGCTGTTCGTCCTCGTCGTCCTCTTCGGTCTCTCGATGGACTACCACGTGTTCGTGGTCTCCCGGATCCGCGAGTCCCGCGACCGGGGCATGGACAACCGCGCGGCGATCCGCGAGGGCATCATGCGTACGGCGGGTGCCGTCACGGGCGCGGCCGTGATCATGGTGGCGGTCTTCGCGGTGTTCGGCACGCTGTCCATGCAGGACATGCAGCAGATGGGCGTGGGCCTGGGCGTGGCCGTCCTGCTGGACGCGACGGTGGTCCGCATGATCCTGCTGCCGTCCCTGATGACGCTCCTGGGTGAGCGCAACTGGCACACGCCGCGGTACCTGCGGTGGCTGCCGAAGATCTCCCACGAGGACGCGGAGCCGACCGCGCGGCCGCAGGCCGGGCCGTACAACACGCGGGTGCCCAGCGGGCGTTGA
- a CDS encoding sensor histidine kinase produces the protein MGTSRVGRAVIAGARGLYLAIVSLAGGIIYFVNAVLAIAFIPLGIGVLTTPVVLTGLRKHANLRRAQAGAWADIRIPVPYRPFPPDMRRGLMGQADRCQLMLKDPATWRDLQWLLVDMTAGFVVALLAPSLLLYTLYGWVLAFGVWEPIYNAGGGEWYGFIHVTSQTDANYAAALGTGLLVVGLLVNPCLIRAHFGLARTLIAPTTSMRERELVQRVDHLTETRHDAVDTSAAELRRIERDLHDGAQARLVAMGMDLGTIEAMIETDPAKAKELLGKARQNSGEALTELRDLVRGIHPPVLAERGLGDAVKALALRLPVTTEVDVELRGRAEAPVESAAYFAVSETLTNAIKHAGAERVWVDMHHADGMLRIAVTDNGKGGATVGTGSGLSGIERRLGTFDGVLAVSSPVGGPTMVTMEIPCELS, from the coding sequence ATGGGGACATCACGGGTGGGCAGGGCCGTGATAGCGGGTGCGCGCGGCCTGTATCTGGCGATCGTCTCGCTGGCCGGCGGGATCATCTACTTCGTCAACGCGGTCCTCGCGATCGCCTTCATCCCTCTCGGCATCGGCGTACTCACCACCCCGGTGGTGCTGACCGGCCTGCGCAAGCACGCCAACCTGCGCCGCGCCCAGGCCGGTGCGTGGGCCGACATCCGCATCCCGGTGCCGTACCGCCCCTTCCCGCCGGACATGCGCCGGGGACTCATGGGGCAGGCCGACCGCTGCCAGCTCATGCTGAAGGACCCGGCGACCTGGCGCGATCTGCAGTGGCTGCTCGTCGACATGACCGCGGGCTTCGTCGTCGCGCTGCTGGCACCCTCGCTGCTCCTCTACACGCTGTACGGCTGGGTGCTCGCCTTCGGCGTGTGGGAGCCCATCTACAACGCGGGCGGCGGCGAGTGGTACGGCTTCATCCACGTCACCTCGCAGACCGACGCGAACTACGCGGCCGCGCTCGGCACGGGTCTGCTGGTCGTCGGGCTCCTCGTGAACCCCTGCCTCATCCGCGCCCACTTCGGCCTGGCGCGTACGCTCATCGCCCCCACCACGAGCATGCGTGAGCGCGAACTCGTCCAGCGCGTCGACCACTTGACGGAGACCCGGCACGACGCCGTGGACACGTCGGCCGCAGAGCTGCGCCGCATCGAACGCGACCTGCACGACGGCGCGCAGGCCCGCCTGGTCGCCATGGGCATGGACCTCGGCACCATCGAGGCGATGATCGAGACCGACCCCGCCAAGGCCAAGGAGCTGCTCGGCAAGGCCCGGCAGAACTCCGGCGAGGCGCTCACCGAGCTGCGCGACCTGGTCCGCGGCATCCACCCGCCGGTCCTCGCCGAACGCGGTCTCGGCGACGCCGTCAAGGCCCTCGCGCTGCGGCTCCCCGTCACCACCGAGGTCGACGTGGAGCTGCGCGGCCGGGCCGAGGCGCCGGTCGAGTCGGCGGCGTACTTCGCGGTCAGCGAGACCCTGACGAACGCCATCAAGCACGCGGGTGCCGAGCGCGTCTGGGTCGACATGCACCACGCCGACGGCATGCTGCGCATCGCGGTCACCGACAACGGCAAGGGCGGCGCCACCGTGGGCACCGGATCCGGGCTGAGCGGCATCGAACGCCGACTCGGTACATTCGACGGCGTACTGGCCGTCAGCAGCCCGGTTGGCGGCCCGACCATGGTGACCATGGAGATCCCTTGCGAGTTGTCCTAG